One Meles meles chromosome 11, mMelMel3.1 paternal haplotype, whole genome shotgun sequence DNA segment encodes these proteins:
- the FRMPD1 gene encoding FERM and PDZ domain-containing protein 1 isoform X3, whose product MKCSSALRLAALHIQERIYACAQPQKISLKYIEKDWGIENFISPTLLRNMKGKDIKKAISFHMKRNQNLLEPRQKQLISAAQLRLNYLQILGELKTYGGKIFNATLMLQDRESYIALLVGAKYGISQIVSSKLNIMSTLAEFASISRVELTEESEKVSMVKVYLQDVKVLTLLLESNSAKDLACLIAGYYRLFVDPDTPIFLWPGNKQQVHRVSAEEGYESRACSDSEESSEVDCVLEPLSDGHLPKLGPGRPRVKEEPPPGDSPTPEVARRGPSISGASMTDSAESEASDSANTESRGCRTSGSSESMEALEEDDLDACSSSRSGFFRSSTPGFPETPGSNSQDERSRIETRGFLCLLDLAQRASPLCPKTEFPESPAPDTFSWGPELSAVRLDPRLYEGSRPDYYSLCSNVSLASHLSDSSESTASRQGGGLPAWAQQGWTEAQPCSALEALAPHLPLALEDGSSDEEYYDAADKLTPPDALAGPRAVPAAEPCATSLKNKGNTCAPEDSLNPGPHGREPSRRGGVKKYAKTLRKRRSFLQTDYTCQVSFPLVPSASLESVDDVCYYNREPYLALSAPSPTVSSLQDMQGEPGLLETKALGLLGPLRKTKSKNPASRVMEMEPETMETKSVIDSRVSSISAIRLRIDPNHKESSGDAPPTATVANSLANAPPCSNPGSSGADNAQAEPSQTLSPFQQSDGNAPKELTLELGDGTSSLSSADLDPDRGCLPISPGPRDASQADTLEPGGVRLETGPGSLFTNPMQETAPKCTEPPLSPPVMPGSECGINSGEKTASFPMEEEQPGQLPLGHDGEVTNKNGTSLFHDGSGQDSGDAKGDLSNAVPQTTGVSAPAGRIVASLSLKSLTTETEQILPPSPTDPRGQSRETLNQACQAQDQKLLEELDLDPDFLLGNQTIPSVFPLEGVKTKPLNHVTGEDTAPRDPAPQISFNPGPSLPKALACPQKEPHLEGSNHCSLSENKSKIPSISLPAEKSFLCFAPESHPKVPARLRMATSLGFVGANETVAPRIGMEQCSCQFSYATCFRGLQPDAEEEDRDLEVHPTAPLTSPPSAGSRLALPWRPARAHSCSAEPLSRRSHIWPEYCSRALRQLKAVPASSPEGFRQLTESLLELQDILEASWGNGNRHPPEKCSWHFLESRSRLCMGSQKLLSSCQHVIRMDQSPEEMQGAVRDTFQHLVQLASLCFQFTDCSRCSGRHREAAGNLRDVVYTYHQFVEAAKLTCERGYHDLSVKLLARQCTALTAAVFCLTQKFRASAAL is encoded by the exons ATGAAATGTAGCTCTGCACTCCGCCTCGCAGCCCTGCACATCCAGGAGCGGATCTACGCATGCGCTCAGCCACAGAAGATCTCTTTGAAGTACATAGA GAAGGACTGGGGAATAGAGAACTTTATATCTCCAACTCTACTCCGAAACATGAAAGGCAAAGACATCAAGAAAGCCATTAGCTTCCAcatgaagagaaaccagaatttGCTGGAACCCCGGCAGAAG CAACTTATTTCTGCTGCCCAGCTACGTTTAAATTATCTACAGATCCTTGGGGAACTCAAGACATATGGTGGAAAAATCTTTAATGCTACTCTAATG TTACAGGACAGAGAATCATACATTGCCCTTCTAGTTGGAGCCAAATACGGGATTAGCCAAATTGTCAGTAGCAAACTCAACATCATGTCCACGTTGGCAGAGTTTGCAAGCATCAGCCGTGTAGAGCTGACGGAAGAGTCCGAGAAAGTGAGCATGGTCAAAGTCTATCTTCAGGATGTCAAG GTTCTGACATTGCTACTGGAATCCAACAGTGCAAAAGACCTGGCCTGCCTGATTGCTGGGTACTACAGGCTGTTTGTCGACCCAGACACCCCCATTTTCCTCTGGCCGGGAAACAAGCAACAGGTGCACCGCGTATCTGCTGAAGAAG GCTATGAGTCTAGGGCATGCAGCGACTCTGAGGAGTCCTCTGAAGTGGACTGTGTGCTCGAGCCCCTCTCCGATGGACACCTGCCGAAGCTGGGCCCTGGCAGACCGCGTGTCAAAGAGGAGCCGCCTCCTGGGGACAGTCCCACGCCTGAGGTGGCCAGGAGGGGCCCGAGCATCTCCGGGGCCAGCATGACAGACAGCGCCGAGTCCGAGGCGTCCGACTCGGCCAACACGGAGAGCCGAGGCTGCAGGACCAGTGGTTCCAGTGAGTCCATGGAGGCCCTGGAAGAGGATGACCTGGACGCTTGCTCTTCTAGCAGGTCTGGCTTCTTTCGCTCTAGCACACCGGGCTTCCCAGAGACTCCTGGTTCCAACAGCCAAGACGAGAGAAGCAGGATTGAAACCAGGGGCTTCCTCTGTCTCCTGGACCTGGCCCAGAGAGCCAGTCCTCTGTGCCCAAAGACGGAGTTTCCTGAGAGTCCCGCTCCTGACACTTTCAGCTGGGGACCAGAACTGAGTGCAGTCAGGCTGGACCCCAGGCTCTATGAGGGCAGCCGGCCCGACTACTACAGTCTGTGCTCCAATGTCTCCCTGGCCAGCCACCTCAGCGACAGCTCAGAGAGCACAGCTTCCCGCCAGGGTGGGGGCCTGCCAGCCTGGGCTCAGCAGGGCTGGACTGAGGCCCAGCCCTGCTCCGCTCTGGAAGCCCTGGCCCCACACCTGCCGTTGGCCTTGGAGGATGGCAGCTCGGATGAGGAATACTATGATGCTGCTGACAAGCTCACACCCCCAGACGCCCTCGCAG GGCCCAGAGCTGTTCCTGCTGCAGAACCCTGTGCCACAAGTTTAAAGAATAAAGGTAACACGTGTGCCCCTGAGGACAGCCTGAATCCTGGGCCACATGGAAGAGAACCAAGCAGAAGGGGAGGGGTGAAGAAGTATGCCAAGACACTGAGGAAAAGAAGGTCTTTCCTGCAGACTGACTACACCTGTCAGGTCTCATTTCCCCTGGTGCCCTCAGCCTCTCTGGAGAGTGTGGACGATGTGTGCTACTACAACAGGGAGCCCTATCTGGCCCTCAGCGCACCATCCCCAACTGTGTCCTCTCTGCAAGACATGCAAGGTGAGCCTGGCCTCCTAGAgacaaaggccctggggctgcTGGGCCCTTTGAGGAAGACCAAGAGCAAAAACCCAGCCTCCCGGGTCATGGAGATGGAGCCCGAGACCATGGAAACCAAGTCAGTCATCGACTCCCGAGTATCTTCTATTTCTGCCATTCGCCTCCGGATTGACCCCAACCATAAAGAGAGTTCTGGGGATGCCCCCCCGACTGCCACTGTTGCCAATTCCCTAGCAAATGCCCCTCCCTGTTCCAACCCAGGCTCATCTGGTGCAGATAATGCTCAGGCAGAGCCTTCCCAAACCTTGTCTCCATTTCAACAGTCGGATGGGAATGCCCCCAAAGAACTCACCCTGGAGCTTGGGGACGGCACCTCCTCCCTCTCCAGTGCTGACCTAGACCCAGATAGAGGCTGCCTGCCCATTAGCCCAGGACCACGTGATGCCTCTCAAGCAGACACTCTAGAGCCAGGGGGAGTCCGGTTGGAAACAGGACCGGGTTCTCTGTTTACAAATCCTATGCAAGAAACTGCCCCCAAATGCACAGAGCCTCCATTGTCTCCTCCAGTCATGCCTGGAAGTGAATGTGGAATAAATTCAGGAGAGAAGACGGCTTCTTTCCCTATGGAGGAGGAACAACCAGGGCAACTACCCCTGGGACATGATGGAGAAGTTACAAACAAAAACGGCACCAGCTTATTTCATGATGGGTCTGGGCAAGATTCAGGTGACGCCAAGGGTGACCTTTCGAACGCTGTGCCACAGACTACTGGTGTCAGTGCCCCAGCTGGTAGAATAGTAGCATCCCTCTCCTTGAAGTCTCTTACAACAGAAACTGAGCAGATCCTGCCACCTTCCCCCACGGATCCCAGAGGACAAAGCAGAGAAACCCTAAACCAAGCCTGCCAGGCTCAAGACCAAAAGCTATTGGAAGAGCTGGATTTAGACCCTGACTTCTTGCTTGGGAACCAGACCATTCCATCAGTCTTCCCTCTGGAGGGGGTCAAGACCAAGCCACTTAACCATGTGACAGGGGAAGATACAGCCCCTAGGGACCCTGCGCCACAGATCTCTTTTAATCCAGGCCCTTCTCTGCCAAAGGCACTAGCATGTCCCCAAAAGGAGCCCCACTTAGAAGGTTCAAACCATTGTTCCCtgtctgaaaacaaaagcaaaatcccTAGCatcagccttcccgctgagaagTCTTTCCTGTGTTTTGCCCCAGAAAGCCATCCTAAAGTTCCTGCCCGCCTCAGGATGGCCACGTCTTTGGGGTTTGTGGGTGCGAATGAAACGGTGGCCCCCAGGATTGGGATGGAGCAGTGCAGCTGCCAGTTCTCGTATGCTACGTGCTTCCGGGGCCTGCAGCCAGACGCAGAGGAAGAAGACAGGGACTTGGAAGTGCACCCCACAGCCCCCCTCACCTCACCACCCTCTGCAGGCAGCCGGCTGGCCCTGCCTTGGAGGCCTGCCAGGGCCCACAGCTGCAGCGCTGAGCCCCTGTCAAGGAGGAGCCACATCTGGCCAGAGTACTGCTCCAGGGCTCTGAGACAGCTGAAAGCTGTCCCTGCCAGCAGCCCAGAGGGCTTCAGGCAACTCACAGAGAGCTTACTGGAATTACAAGATATTCTAGAAGCTTCCTGGGGGAATGGGAACAGACATCCCCCCGAGAAGTGCAGCTGGCACTTTTTAGAAAGCCGGAGCCGCCTCTGCATGGGCTCCCAGAAGCTCCTGTCGAGCTGTCAACATGTGATCCGAATGGACCAGTCCCCCGAAGAGATGCAGGGCGCTGTGCGGGACACCTTCCAGCACCTGGTCCAGCTGGCCAGCCTGTGCTTCCAGTTCACAGACTGCAGCCGCTGCTCCGGCCGCCACCGAGAGGCGGCAGGGAACCTGAGGGATGTGGTGTACACGTACCATCAGTTCGTGGAGGCGGCTAAGCTGACCTGCGAGAGAGGCTACCAcgacctgagtgtgaaactcttGGCCCGTCAGTGCACGGCCCTCACGGCTGCCGTGTTCTGTTTGACCCAGAAGTTCCGGGCATCCGCTGCCCTATGA
- the FRMPD1 gene encoding FERM and PDZ domain-containing protein 1 isoform X2, giving the protein MEEVETSLFQTRKAHRIEQMVARWLRRSRDSSAREAEDSLSITVVRCTSGVPKSSFLTEEKRARLKTNPVKVHFAEEVLVSGHSQGNSLLCMPNVLKLYLENGQTKAFKFEANTTVKDIILTVKEKLSIRSMEYFALALEEQYNISRLHLLHEEELIQQVVEREESHDYRCLFRVCFVPKDPLDLLKEDPVAFEYLYLQSCSDVLQERFAVEMKCSSALRLAALHIQERIYACAQPQKISLKYIEKDWGIENFISPTLLRNMKGKDIKKAISFHMKRNQNLLEPRQKQLISAAQLRLNYLQILGELKTYGGKIFNATLMLQDRESYIALLVGAKYGISQIVSSKLNIMSTLAEFASISRVELTEESEKVSMVKVYLQDVKVLTLLLESNSAKDLACLIAGYYRLFVDPDTPIFLWPGNKQQVHRVSAEEGYESRACSDSEESSEVDCVLEPLSDGHLPKLGPGRPRVKEEPPPGDSPTPEVARRGPSISGASMTDSAESEASDSANTESRGCRTSGSSESMEALEEDDLDACSSSRSGFFRSSTPGFPETPGSNSQDERSRIETRGFLCLLDLAQRASPLCPKTEFPESPAPDTFSWGPELSAVRLDPRLYEGSRPDYYSLCSNVSLASHLSDSSESTASRQGGGLPAWAQQGWTEAQPCSALEALAPHLPLALEDGSSDEEYYDAADKLTPPDALAGPRAVPAAEPCATSLKNKGNTCAPEDSLNPGPHGREPSRRGGVKKYAKTLRKRRSFLQTDYTCQVSFPLVPSASLESVDDVCYYNREPYLALSAPSPTVSSLQDMQGEPGLLETKALGLLGPLRKTKSKNPASRVMEMEPETMETKSVIDSRVSSISAIRLRIDPNHKESSGDAPPTATVANSLANAPPCSNPGSSGADNAQAEPSQTLSPFQQSDGNAPKELTLELGDGTSSLSSADLDPDRGCLPISPGPRDASQADTLEPGGVRLETGPGSLFTNPMQETAPKCTEPPLSPPVMPGSECGINSGEKTASFPMEEEQPGQLPLGHDGEVTNKNGTSLFHDGSGQDSGDAKGDLSNAVPQTTGVSAPAGRIVASLSLKSLTTETEQILPPSPTDPRGQSRETLNQACQAQDQKLLEELDLDPDFLLGNQTIPSVFPLEGVKTKPLNHVTGEDTAPRDPAPQISFNPGPSLPKALACPQKEPHLEGSNHCSLSENKSKIPSISLPAEKSFLCFAPESHPKVPARLRMATSLGFVGANETVAPRIGMEQCSCQFSYATCFRGLQPDAEEEDRDLEVHPTAPLTSPPSAGSRLALPWRPARAHSCSAEPLSRRSHIWPEYCSRALRQLKAVPASSPEGFRQLTESLLELQDILEASWGNGNRHPPEKCSWHFLESRSRLCMGSQKLLSSCQHVIRMDQSPEEMQGAVRDTFQHLVQLASLCFQFTDCSRCSGRHREAAGNLRDVVYTYHQFVEAAKLTCERGYHDLSVKLLARQCTALTAAVFCLTQKFRASAAL; this is encoded by the exons GACATCATCCTCACCGTGAAGGAGAAGCTCTCCATCCGCAGCATGGAGTACTTTGCCCTGGCCCTGGAGGAGCAGTACAACATCTCACGGCTGCACCTGCTGCACGAGGAGGAACTCATCCAGCAG GTGGTGGAAAGGGAGGAGTCACATGACTACCGCTGCCTCTTCAGGGTGTGTTTTGTTCCCAAGGACCCCCTGGACCTCTTGAAGGAAGACCCTGTGGCCTTTGAATACCTCTATCTGCAG AGCTGCAGCGATGTGCTCCAGGAGCGCTTTGCTGTAGAAATGAAATGTAGCTCTGCACTCCGCCTCGCAGCCCTGCACATCCAGGAGCGGATCTACGCATGCGCTCAGCCACAGAAGATCTCTTTGAAGTACATAGA GAAGGACTGGGGAATAGAGAACTTTATATCTCCAACTCTACTCCGAAACATGAAAGGCAAAGACATCAAGAAAGCCATTAGCTTCCAcatgaagagaaaccagaatttGCTGGAACCCCGGCAGAAG CAACTTATTTCTGCTGCCCAGCTACGTTTAAATTATCTACAGATCCTTGGGGAACTCAAGACATATGGTGGAAAAATCTTTAATGCTACTCTAATG TTACAGGACAGAGAATCATACATTGCCCTTCTAGTTGGAGCCAAATACGGGATTAGCCAAATTGTCAGTAGCAAACTCAACATCATGTCCACGTTGGCAGAGTTTGCAAGCATCAGCCGTGTAGAGCTGACGGAAGAGTCCGAGAAAGTGAGCATGGTCAAAGTCTATCTTCAGGATGTCAAG GTTCTGACATTGCTACTGGAATCCAACAGTGCAAAAGACCTGGCCTGCCTGATTGCTGGGTACTACAGGCTGTTTGTCGACCCAGACACCCCCATTTTCCTCTGGCCGGGAAACAAGCAACAGGTGCACCGCGTATCTGCTGAAGAAG GCTATGAGTCTAGGGCATGCAGCGACTCTGAGGAGTCCTCTGAAGTGGACTGTGTGCTCGAGCCCCTCTCCGATGGACACCTGCCGAAGCTGGGCCCTGGCAGACCGCGTGTCAAAGAGGAGCCGCCTCCTGGGGACAGTCCCACGCCTGAGGTGGCCAGGAGGGGCCCGAGCATCTCCGGGGCCAGCATGACAGACAGCGCCGAGTCCGAGGCGTCCGACTCGGCCAACACGGAGAGCCGAGGCTGCAGGACCAGTGGTTCCAGTGAGTCCATGGAGGCCCTGGAAGAGGATGACCTGGACGCTTGCTCTTCTAGCAGGTCTGGCTTCTTTCGCTCTAGCACACCGGGCTTCCCAGAGACTCCTGGTTCCAACAGCCAAGACGAGAGAAGCAGGATTGAAACCAGGGGCTTCCTCTGTCTCCTGGACCTGGCCCAGAGAGCCAGTCCTCTGTGCCCAAAGACGGAGTTTCCTGAGAGTCCCGCTCCTGACACTTTCAGCTGGGGACCAGAACTGAGTGCAGTCAGGCTGGACCCCAGGCTCTATGAGGGCAGCCGGCCCGACTACTACAGTCTGTGCTCCAATGTCTCCCTGGCCAGCCACCTCAGCGACAGCTCAGAGAGCACAGCTTCCCGCCAGGGTGGGGGCCTGCCAGCCTGGGCTCAGCAGGGCTGGACTGAGGCCCAGCCCTGCTCCGCTCTGGAAGCCCTGGCCCCACACCTGCCGTTGGCCTTGGAGGATGGCAGCTCGGATGAGGAATACTATGATGCTGCTGACAAGCTCACACCCCCAGACGCCCTCGCAG GGCCCAGAGCTGTTCCTGCTGCAGAACCCTGTGCCACAAGTTTAAAGAATAAAGGTAACACGTGTGCCCCTGAGGACAGCCTGAATCCTGGGCCACATGGAAGAGAACCAAGCAGAAGGGGAGGGGTGAAGAAGTATGCCAAGACACTGAGGAAAAGAAGGTCTTTCCTGCAGACTGACTACACCTGTCAGGTCTCATTTCCCCTGGTGCCCTCAGCCTCTCTGGAGAGTGTGGACGATGTGTGCTACTACAACAGGGAGCCCTATCTGGCCCTCAGCGCACCATCCCCAACTGTGTCCTCTCTGCAAGACATGCAAGGTGAGCCTGGCCTCCTAGAgacaaaggccctggggctgcTGGGCCCTTTGAGGAAGACCAAGAGCAAAAACCCAGCCTCCCGGGTCATGGAGATGGAGCCCGAGACCATGGAAACCAAGTCAGTCATCGACTCCCGAGTATCTTCTATTTCTGCCATTCGCCTCCGGATTGACCCCAACCATAAAGAGAGTTCTGGGGATGCCCCCCCGACTGCCACTGTTGCCAATTCCCTAGCAAATGCCCCTCCCTGTTCCAACCCAGGCTCATCTGGTGCAGATAATGCTCAGGCAGAGCCTTCCCAAACCTTGTCTCCATTTCAACAGTCGGATGGGAATGCCCCCAAAGAACTCACCCTGGAGCTTGGGGACGGCACCTCCTCCCTCTCCAGTGCTGACCTAGACCCAGATAGAGGCTGCCTGCCCATTAGCCCAGGACCACGTGATGCCTCTCAAGCAGACACTCTAGAGCCAGGGGGAGTCCGGTTGGAAACAGGACCGGGTTCTCTGTTTACAAATCCTATGCAAGAAACTGCCCCCAAATGCACAGAGCCTCCATTGTCTCCTCCAGTCATGCCTGGAAGTGAATGTGGAATAAATTCAGGAGAGAAGACGGCTTCTTTCCCTATGGAGGAGGAACAACCAGGGCAACTACCCCTGGGACATGATGGAGAAGTTACAAACAAAAACGGCACCAGCTTATTTCATGATGGGTCTGGGCAAGATTCAGGTGACGCCAAGGGTGACCTTTCGAACGCTGTGCCACAGACTACTGGTGTCAGTGCCCCAGCTGGTAGAATAGTAGCATCCCTCTCCTTGAAGTCTCTTACAACAGAAACTGAGCAGATCCTGCCACCTTCCCCCACGGATCCCAGAGGACAAAGCAGAGAAACCCTAAACCAAGCCTGCCAGGCTCAAGACCAAAAGCTATTGGAAGAGCTGGATTTAGACCCTGACTTCTTGCTTGGGAACCAGACCATTCCATCAGTCTTCCCTCTGGAGGGGGTCAAGACCAAGCCACTTAACCATGTGACAGGGGAAGATACAGCCCCTAGGGACCCTGCGCCACAGATCTCTTTTAATCCAGGCCCTTCTCTGCCAAAGGCACTAGCATGTCCCCAAAAGGAGCCCCACTTAGAAGGTTCAAACCATTGTTCCCtgtctgaaaacaaaagcaaaatcccTAGCatcagccttcccgctgagaagTCTTTCCTGTGTTTTGCCCCAGAAAGCCATCCTAAAGTTCCTGCCCGCCTCAGGATGGCCACGTCTTTGGGGTTTGTGGGTGCGAATGAAACGGTGGCCCCCAGGATTGGGATGGAGCAGTGCAGCTGCCAGTTCTCGTATGCTACGTGCTTCCGGGGCCTGCAGCCAGACGCAGAGGAAGAAGACAGGGACTTGGAAGTGCACCCCACAGCCCCCCTCACCTCACCACCCTCTGCAGGCAGCCGGCTGGCCCTGCCTTGGAGGCCTGCCAGGGCCCACAGCTGCAGCGCTGAGCCCCTGTCAAGGAGGAGCCACATCTGGCCAGAGTACTGCTCCAGGGCTCTGAGACAGCTGAAAGCTGTCCCTGCCAGCAGCCCAGAGGGCTTCAGGCAACTCACAGAGAGCTTACTGGAATTACAAGATATTCTAGAAGCTTCCTGGGGGAATGGGAACAGACATCCCCCCGAGAAGTGCAGCTGGCACTTTTTAGAAAGCCGGAGCCGCCTCTGCATGGGCTCCCAGAAGCTCCTGTCGAGCTGTCAACATGTGATCCGAATGGACCAGTCCCCCGAAGAGATGCAGGGCGCTGTGCGGGACACCTTCCAGCACCTGGTCCAGCTGGCCAGCCTGTGCTTCCAGTTCACAGACTGCAGCCGCTGCTCCGGCCGCCACCGAGAGGCGGCAGGGAACCTGAGGGATGTGGTGTACACGTACCATCAGTTCGTGGAGGCGGCTAAGCTGACCTGCGAGAGAGGCTACCAcgacctgagtgtgaaactcttGGCCCGTCAGTGCACGGCCCTCACGGCTGCCGTGTTCTGTTTGACCCAGAAGTTCCGGGCATCCGCTGCCCTATGA